One segment of Gammaproteobacteria bacterium DNA contains the following:
- a CDS encoding rhodanese-like domain-containing protein → MSKTLMDYVNAAREAVSHLGCDQLQDFLETKPDLLVVDVREESEYAAGHIPGAILVPRGILEGAADLNYGKRDQILSEARKRPIVVYCATGGRSAMAALTLIEMGYAEVYNLAGGFVNWEADDLPVESP, encoded by the coding sequence ATGTCGAAAACATTGATGGATTACGTCAATGCTGCACGGGAAGCGGTTTCACATCTGGGTTGTGATCAGTTGCAGGACTTTCTCGAAACCAAACCTGATCTACTGGTAGTGGATGTGCGCGAGGAGAGTGAGTATGCCGCCGGCCATATTCCCGGTGCGATCCTGGTGCCACGAGGTATATTGGAGGGTGCGGCGGATCTGAACTATGGCAAACGTGATCAGATTCTAAGCGAGGCCCGAAAGCGGCCGATAGTCGTCTATTGCGCAACCGGTGGGCGTAGCGCTATGGCGGCTTTGACCTTGATCGAAATGGGATATGCCGAGGTATACAATCTGGCGGGTGGTTTTGTGAATTGGGAAGCTGACGATTTGCCCGTGGAATCACCATAA
- the dtd gene encoding D-aminoacyl-tRNA deacylase: MIGLLQRVTEGKVVVAGETIGNIGVGLVVLVGVERGDQRLQADRLLERLLSYRVFPDEQGRMNLSVRDVNGGVLLVPQFTLAADTRKGNRPGFSTAAEPAEAKELYEYLVTIAASRYAHVATGRFGADMKVSLTNDGPVTFWIQVTPT, from the coding sequence ATGATAGGATTGCTTCAACGTGTTACAGAAGGAAAAGTCGTTGTTGCCGGTGAAACGATAGGCAACATTGGTGTCGGTCTGGTGGTGTTGGTAGGCGTCGAGCGCGGCGACCAACGTCTCCAGGCCGATCGACTCTTGGAGCGTCTGCTATCTTACCGTGTTTTCCCTGATGAACAGGGACGCATGAATCTTAGCGTCAGGGATGTAAACGGGGGGGTGTTATTGGTGCCGCAGTTCACTTTGGCTGCTGATACACGCAAAGGTAACCGACCCGGTTTCTCAACAGCCGCCGAACCGGCGGAAGCAAAAGAGTTGTACGAATACCTGGTGACCATAGCCGCAAGTCGTTATGCACATGTGGCTACTGGACGTTTTGGCGCCGATATGAAGGTTTCACTCACCAACGATGGGCCAGTGACTTTTTGGATACAGGTCACCCCTACTTAA
- the trpC gene encoding indole-3-glycerol phosphate synthase TrpC: MSSTPDILVKILDRKRQEIDERSSLISMHDLRNMLEQSTPPRGFVNAIRNKLDNGLAAVIAEVKKASPSKGVLRENFNPLQIAQSYERGGAACLSVLTDIDFFQGSDEYLEKARGAVSIPVLRKDFIIDPYQVYEARAIGADCILLIVAALEDGQMIALSRLAEDLGMDVLLEVHDEEELRRALRLKLPLIGINNRNLRTFDVSLDTTIELLKMIPDDRIVVTESGILKKADVEFMHEHNVHAFLVGEAFMRAEDPGAELSQLFFS, encoded by the coding sequence ATGTCTAGTACACCTGATATTCTGGTCAAGATTCTCGATCGAAAACGCCAAGAAATTGATGAGCGTTCCTCTCTGATCAGCATGCATGACTTGCGCAACATGCTGGAGCAGTCGACACCGCCGCGCGGTTTCGTCAATGCCATACGCAATAAACTGGACAATGGTCTGGCCGCAGTCATTGCCGAAGTTAAAAAGGCCTCGCCGTCTAAAGGTGTGTTGCGCGAAAACTTTAATCCGCTACAAATTGCACAAAGCTACGAGCGTGGCGGTGCCGCGTGTCTGTCAGTATTGACCGATATCGATTTTTTCCAGGGCAGTGATGAGTATCTTGAAAAGGCACGGGGTGCAGTTTCGATTCCGGTTCTGCGTAAGGATTTTATTATTGATCCGTATCAGGTTTATGAAGCGCGTGCAATCGGCGCTGATTGCATTTTGCTAATTGTAGCGGCCTTGGAAGACGGTCAGATGATAGCTCTATCACGCCTGGCGGAAGATTTAGGCATGGATGTTTTACTTGAAGTGCACGACGAGGAAGAATTGCGACGCGCTCTGCGTTTAAAACTGCCACTCATTGGTATCAACAATCGCAACCTGCGTACATTTGACGTGAGTTTAGACACGACGATTGAGTTATTAAAGATGATTCCCGACGATCGCATCGTAGTGACCGAAAGCGGCATTCTTAAAAAAGCCGACGTGGAATTTATGCACGAACATAATGTGCACGCTTTTTTGGTTGGAGAAGCCTTTATGCGCGCGGAAGATCCGGGCGCAGAGTTGTCTCAATTGTTCTTTTCCTGA
- a CDS encoding ankyrin repeat domain-containing protein, whose translation MRLTIFIITLIVTLSGCDGNTPLMKAVIQGDTTQVESLIQAGHDVNEKNNYRWTALMHAVRQNDEKVVMTLLNNGADVNASDEKGWTPLTRAAQKGYTKIASILLENNAELDAKTKDGWTPLLWAVQRNNQDTVSLLLDRGADVQARTKDGRTPLMIAISEDYTELTHILQTAGARP comes from the coding sequence ATGCGCCTCACTATCTTTATCATTACACTAATCGTCACCTTGTCCGGCTGCGACGGGAATACGCCGCTGATGAAAGCCGTTATACAAGGGGACACAACGCAGGTAGAGTCACTGATACAAGCCGGGCACGATGTGAATGAAAAGAATAATTACCGCTGGACCGCTTTAATGCACGCGGTACGGCAAAACGATGAAAAAGTTGTAATGACTTTATTGAACAACGGTGCCGATGTTAATGCGAGTGATGAGAAAGGCTGGACCCCATTGACGCGAGCCGCGCAAAAAGGGTATACAAAAATCGCAAGCATACTTTTGGAAAATAACGCCGAACTCGACGCAAAAACGAAAGATGGTTGGACACCGCTGTTGTGGGCGGTACAAAGAAACAATCAGGATACCGTGTCATTGCTATTGGACCGCGGCGCCGATGTGCAGGCAAGAACGAAAGATGGCCGCACGCCGCTAATGATCGCCATATCAGAAGATTACACAGAACTAACGCATATTTTACAGACAGCGGGAGCAAGGCCCTGA
- a CDS encoding monovalent cation:proton antiporter-2 (CPA2) family protein, with product MHNETLLEVVTLLAVSVLAIALFKRFQFPSVLAYLAVGVLIGPHGLEWVEDSENIRLLAEFGVVFLLFTLGLEFSLPKLIAMRREVLGLGSAQVIITTTLIAIIAWGLGESGGSAFVIGGVFALSSTAIVIKLLGEQLELSSRHGRYAVAILLFQDIAVVPFLIAIPALSQPDQNGIAGEISLAMLKGVIVLIAMMAVGHWLLRPLFREMVRYRSSELFTLTVLLFALAAALATSYSGLSLALGAFIAGMMLGETEFRSQVEVEIKPLRDVLLGLFFITIGMLLNLHTIPAVIHWVVLVLICFMGLKLSVVYILSRLIVDAEQGVSFRTGMVLCQGGEFGFALLALAISDNVISGDAGQIVLAASVISMVLTPTLVRYNGPLAKKLFAETYGASREKVEAEIAEKTQNLSGHVIICGFGRIGQNVARFLEQESIPYTALDLDAEVVRQSRAAGKPVNYGDSTHRELLIAAGLERAKTLLISYDDLNATRKIIQQAREHCPEMPILVRVRDDSNLKTLYNSGATEVVPETLEASLMLASALLRLLDVPAIRIRKQVQEVRAGHYHALHEMFHGEETHDVEEAPVLREGLHCVTITTGAKAVNRRIDQVDWQKSRVKLRALRRGEEVINEPPADIKLQDGDVLVIYGTPENLQHAENLILAGDPVV from the coding sequence ATGCACAACGAAACCTTATTGGAAGTTGTCACATTACTCGCCGTGTCCGTTCTGGCAATTGCCTTATTCAAGCGTTTTCAGTTTCCCTCCGTTCTTGCCTATCTAGCCGTCGGCGTCTTAATCGGTCCGCACGGACTTGAATGGGTCGAAGATTCTGAAAACATTCGCCTGCTCGCCGAGTTTGGCGTGGTGTTTCTGTTGTTTACCCTGGGGCTGGAATTTTCCTTACCAAAACTTATTGCCATGCGTCGCGAGGTACTCGGTTTAGGCAGCGCGCAAGTCATCATCACTACCACTTTGATCGCGATCATCGCCTGGGGTCTGGGGGAAAGTGGGGGTAGTGCCTTTGTTATCGGTGGCGTGTTCGCCTTATCCTCTACCGCCATCGTTATAAAACTTCTGGGTGAACAGCTAGAGCTAAGCTCCCGTCATGGGCGTTACGCCGTAGCCATCCTGCTTTTTCAGGACATCGCGGTCGTACCTTTTTTGATTGCCATACCCGCATTGTCACAGCCCGATCAAAATGGGATCGCCGGTGAGATCTCACTGGCTATGCTCAAGGGCGTGATCGTACTGATCGCCATGATGGCGGTTGGTCACTGGTTATTGCGCCCACTATTTCGTGAAATGGTGCGCTATCGCTCATCGGAGTTGTTCACGCTAACGGTCTTATTGTTTGCGCTAGCGGCTGCCCTGGCTACGTCTTACTCCGGCTTGTCTTTAGCGCTAGGCGCTTTTATCGCAGGCATGATGCTTGGCGAAACCGAATTTCGCAGCCAGGTGGAAGTGGAAATCAAACCGCTGCGCGATGTATTGCTTGGCCTCTTTTTTATCACCATTGGGATGTTGCTCAACCTGCATACGATACCCGCCGTCATACATTGGGTAGTGCTGGTGTTGATCTGCTTTATGGGACTGAAGCTAAGCGTTGTGTATATACTCAGCAGACTGATCGTCGACGCCGAGCAAGGCGTTTCTTTCCGCACCGGGATGGTGTTGTGTCAGGGTGGTGAGTTCGGATTTGCCCTGTTAGCGCTTGCGATTTCAGACAATGTCATATCTGGCGACGCCGGACAGATCGTATTGGCTGCCAGCGTCATAAGCATGGTCTTAACGCCGACGTTGGTTCGCTATAACGGCCCGCTCGCAAAAAAATTATTCGCCGAAACCTATGGTGCATCGCGTGAAAAAGTCGAAGCCGAAATCGCCGAGAAAACTCAAAACCTGTCAGGGCATGTGATAATTTGTGGTTTTGGTCGCATAGGCCAAAACGTCGCACGCTTTCTGGAACAGGAAAGTATTCCCTACACTGCGCTTGATCTCGATGCCGAGGTAGTACGACAGTCTCGTGCGGCGGGAAAACCGGTTAACTATGGCGACTCTACCCATCGCGAATTACTCATCGCAGCTGGTCTGGAAAGAGCCAAAACGTTATTAATTAGCTACGACGACTTGAACGCCACCAGAAAAATTATCCAACAGGCGCGCGAACATTGCCCTGAAATGCCTATTCTCGTCCGCGTACGCGACGACTCGAACCTAAAAACCCTTTATAACTCAGGAGCAACCGAGGTAGTGCCTGAAACACTCGAAGCAAGCCTGATGCTAGCGTCTGCCTTGCTACGTTTGCTTGATGTCCCAGCAATTCGCATCAGGAAACAGGTACAGGAAGTCCGGGCCGGTCATTATCATGCCTTACACGAGATGTTTCACGGTGAGGAAACTCACGATGTTGAAGAGGCTCCGGTCTTACGCGAGGGGCTGCATTGCGTCACCATAACAACCGGCGCCAAGGCGGTTAACAGGCGCATTGATCAAGTTGACTGGCAAAAAAGCCGCGTAAAACTTAGAGCCCTAAGGCGAGGAGAAGAGGTCATTAACGAACCGCCCGCCGATATCAAGTTACAGGATGGTGATGTCCTGGTAATTTACGGCACCCCGGAAAATTTACAACATGCCGAAAATCTCATCCTGGCGGGAGATCCGGTAGTGTAA
- a CDS encoding DUF484 family protein, with protein MTDEKVGAPLTFAKDAPTDLYTENQRLKRQLRAYLSKARQNEEKFLRLQTLELQLISCTSLKDLIHTVTHDYRLASNLEKATLVLYDPEYELRRILEEDGVDHERHHDLLFTENLNDLKALFGDARRPYLGSYNSLVHGHMFKIDDNGLESIAVLPLAIRGRLIGSLNLGSYHLGRFVQGTASDFLERLANIVAVCLLNVKNHEQLKKIGLTDVLTGLNNRRFFDQRLLEEVASVQRNQAPLSCLFFDIDFFKKVNDVYGHQAGDIVLREVAAIIRQNLRATDVIARFGGEEFAALLPHTDANIGMEIADRIRASIANRQFDIGENEWLELTISIGMSTLKDADIGTAPKYLGEKLIQRADENLYKAKSSGRNRVIGDIPNPQLDFDGL; from the coding sequence GTGACAGACGAAAAGGTCGGTGCACCTCTGACTTTCGCCAAAGACGCACCCACAGATCTGTATACTGAGAACCAACGTCTCAAACGGCAATTACGTGCCTACCTATCCAAGGCCAGACAGAACGAAGAAAAGTTTTTGCGCCTACAAACGCTGGAACTCCAGCTTATTAGCTGTACTTCCCTAAAAGATTTGATCCACACTGTTACCCATGATTACCGATTGGCCTCAAATTTAGAGAAGGCCACACTGGTGCTTTACGATCCCGAATACGAATTGCGTAGAATTCTTGAAGAAGATGGCGTCGATCACGAGCGTCATCACGACTTGTTGTTTACTGAAAACCTCAATGATCTAAAAGCACTGTTTGGCGACGCGAGACGTCCTTACCTTGGTAGTTACAACTCACTCGTACATGGTCATATGTTTAAGATAGACGATAACGGTTTGGAAAGTATTGCTGTATTGCCTTTGGCGATACGTGGGCGCCTGATAGGCTCACTAAACCTTGGAAGCTACCATTTGGGCCGTTTTGTACAGGGTACGGCGAGTGACTTTCTTGAGCGTCTAGCTAATATTGTCGCGGTATGTTTGCTTAACGTAAAAAATCACGAGCAGCTGAAGAAGATCGGTCTTACCGATGTGTTGACGGGCCTGAATAATAGGCGCTTTTTTGATCAGCGCTTATTGGAGGAAGTGGCGTCTGTGCAACGCAATCAGGCGCCTTTGTCTTGCTTGTTTTTCGATATTGACTTCTTCAAGAAAGTAAATGATGTGTATGGACATCAGGCCGGTGATATTGTTTTGCGAGAAGTGGCCGCAATTATTCGCCAAAACCTGCGTGCGACCGACGTTATAGCTCGTTTTGGTGGAGAAGAGTTTGCTGCCTTGCTCCCTCATACCGACGCCAATATTGGTATGGAAATCGCCGATCGCATCAGGGCAAGTATCGCCAATAGGCAATTTGATATTGGTGAAAACGAATGGCTCGAGCTTACAATATCAATAGGGATGTCGACTTTGAAAGATGCGGATATCGGTACAGCGCCAAAATATCTTGGAGAAAAGCTGATTCAACGTGCAGATGAAAATTTATACAAGGCGAAATCCAGTGGCAGAAACCGGGTAATCGGCGATATTCCCAATCCACAACTGGACTTTGATGGGTTATAA
- a CDS encoding aminodeoxychorismate/anthranilate synthase component II produces the protein MLLMIDNYDSFTYNLVQYFGELGADVRVVRNDQVTVDECAQMNPDFLVVSPGPCTPNEAGISVAAIKHFAGKIPVLGVCLGHQSIGQAFGGHIVHANAIMHGKTSMVYHQDKGVFKGLKNPLECTRYHSLVIEKKSIPDCLEITAWTQDENGGVDEIMGVRHKELMIEGVQFHPESILSEQGHEMLKNFLDMKK, from the coding sequence ATGCTGTTAATGATTGATAACTACGATTCCTTTACTTACAACCTCGTGCAGTACTTCGGCGAGCTCGGTGCTGATGTGCGAGTGGTGCGCAATGACCAGGTGACTGTCGACGAATGCGCGCAAATGAATCCGGATTTTTTAGTTGTCTCACCAGGGCCGTGTACCCCAAATGAGGCGGGCATATCTGTCGCTGCGATCAAGCATTTTGCCGGAAAAATTCCAGTGCTTGGCGTGTGTCTGGGTCATCAAAGTATAGGCCAGGCCTTTGGTGGCCACATTGTCCACGCCAATGCCATCATGCATGGCAAGACTTCCATGGTTTATCACCAGGACAAAGGCGTTTTTAAGGGGCTGAAGAATCCTCTGGAATGTACGCGTTATCATTCCCTGGTTATAGAGAAAAAGAGTATTCCTGATTGTCTGGAAATTACGGCGTGGACGCAGGACGAAAATGGCGGTGTAGACGAAATCATGGGTGTGCGCCACAAAGAGCTGATGATCGAAGGCGTGCAATTTCATCCGGAGTCCATCCTGTCCGAACAGGGACATGAGATGCTGAAGAATTTTCTGGATATGAAAAAGTAA
- a CDS encoding HU family DNA-binding protein, with amino-acid sequence MAAKKKAGKKKASAKKATAKKAVSKKASAKKATSKKVAATKTVKAAPVKMETGPVKEKMTKSQMYAQIADETGMSRKDVSGVLDAYSNIINRHIKRNSVGLFVMPGMFKVKVITKPARKARKGVNPFTGEEMMFKAKPATKVVKILPLKAMKEIVK; translated from the coding sequence ATGGCGGCAAAGAAAAAGGCTGGCAAAAAGAAGGCAAGTGCGAAAAAGGCGACTGCTAAAAAAGCAGTAAGCAAAAAAGCATCTGCCAAAAAGGCAACATCGAAAAAGGTAGCTGCTACTAAGACAGTTAAGGCAGCACCGGTGAAAATGGAAACAGGCCCGGTCAAGGAAAAGATGACCAAGTCTCAAATGTATGCACAAATTGCAGATGAGACAGGCATGAGTCGCAAGGATGTTTCCGGCGTACTGGACGCGTATAGCAATATTATTAATCGTCACATTAAGCGTAATTCGGTTGGACTTTTTGTCATGCCGGGCATGTTTAAGGTGAAGGTGATTACCAAGCCGGCTCGTAAGGCCCGCAAAGGTGTCAACCCATTCACTGGCGAAGAGATGATGTTCAAAGCCAAGCCGGCAACCAAGGTCGTAAAGATCCTGCCACTCAAGGCGATGAAAGAAATCGTGAAGTAA
- a CDS encoding secondary thiamine-phosphate synthase enzyme YjbQ, with product MNRKLTIESRKQGLTEFTREVEAIIGENPVRDGLCTLFIRHTSASLIIQENADPSARHDLEKWLNRLVPENDALYTHTLEGVDDMPAHIKSVLTATSLSIPIIEHRLALGTWQGIYLWEHRHGINRREVIVNIS from the coding sequence GTGAACAGAAAGCTGACGATTGAGAGTCGTAAGCAAGGCTTGACGGAATTTACTCGAGAAGTTGAGGCGATTATCGGTGAGAATCCTGTTCGCGACGGTTTGTGTACGCTATTTATTCGGCATACCTCTGCCAGTTTAATCATTCAGGAAAACGCCGATCCGTCGGCGCGACATGATTTAGAAAAATGGTTAAACCGCCTGGTGCCTGAGAACGACGCGCTTTATACGCATACGCTTGAAGGCGTAGACGATATGCCTGCACATATAAAATCAGTGCTGACAGCGACGTCTTTGTCTATTCCGATAATTGAACACCGTCTAGCCTTGGGAACTTGGCAGGGAATTTATCTGTGGGAGCATCGTCACGGCATTAACAGACGTGAGGTGATAGTCAACATCAGCTGA
- a CDS encoding HD domain-containing protein has product MSHSNSKLPIFEDPYLLEEVLERFDIHIARIETYADQNTVMDTKAIDQIRINLNEMFAIASSSDIPPIVEPLYVLNGVYKRISVITPDFTNLLHATIAILERLQDMIKMAIQDGGVDFDTIQLVQRAISPLAHVTDNEKLYSISTTIFNLLVGDFQTDQTEDAGVELFETKPYFNNKVDIPRADVDKSTFSHLRILSETVDARQTHWHGRTEKLLSLALGMNAMAENQVDVYQLEAAVYLHDFALLSLSDIYFSNEALNEKQTQLLQMHTTRGYELALAMPDLNGCAQMIYQHHECVDGTGYPDGIYGDAICHGAKILSICDYFFALTHAQPQQPRRKTILRAVVDINAKSGKTFDQYWVEQFNKVVRAQRLGGFL; this is encoded by the coding sequence ATGAGTCATTCAAACAGCAAGCTTCCAATCTTTGAGGATCCATATCTTCTAGAGGAAGTATTAGAGCGATTCGACATACACATCGCACGCATCGAAACCTATGCGGATCAAAACACGGTTATGGATACCAAAGCCATTGATCAGATCCGCATAAACCTCAACGAAATGTTCGCTATCGCTAGCTCATCAGATATCCCCCCTATCGTAGAGCCGCTATATGTTTTGAATGGCGTGTATAAACGCATTTCAGTCATTACGCCCGATTTCACGAACTTGTTACACGCCACTATAGCAATCCTCGAACGACTGCAAGACATGATAAAAATGGCCATACAGGATGGAGGGGTGGACTTCGATACCATCCAATTGGTGCAACGCGCCATTTCGCCCCTCGCGCATGTTACCGATAACGAAAAGCTCTACTCCATTTCAACAACAATATTCAATTTACTGGTCGGCGATTTCCAAACCGACCAAACTGAAGACGCAGGTGTCGAGTTATTTGAAACCAAGCCTTACTTCAACAACAAAGTCGACATCCCACGGGCAGATGTCGATAAATCGACTTTCAGCCATTTGCGCATACTGTCTGAGACTGTAGATGCACGACAGACACACTGGCATGGTCGAACAGAAAAACTTCTGTCACTCGCCCTGGGTATGAACGCTATGGCGGAAAATCAGGTGGATGTTTACCAATTAGAGGCCGCCGTATATTTACATGATTTTGCCTTGCTATCCTTGAGTGACATCTATTTTTCCAACGAAGCGCTAAATGAAAAACAAACACAGCTTTTACAGATGCATACGACCCGTGGTTACGAACTGGCCCTGGCGATGCCAGACCTTAATGGGTGCGCCCAGATGATATACCAGCATCACGAATGTGTTGATGGCACTGGATATCCCGACGGCATATATGGGGACGCGATTTGTCACGGTGCAAAGATTTTATCTATATGTGACTATTTTTTTGCGCTAACCCATGCACAACCCCAGCAACCCCGACGAAAAACTATCTTGCGTGCCGTGGTGGATATCAACGCGAAAAGTGGAAAGACCTTTGATCAATACTGGGTTGAGCAATTCAACAAAGTCGTGCGCGCCCAACGACTGGGCGGCTTTCTGTAA
- a CDS encoding ankyrin repeat domain-containing protein, with protein MNPFNRMQNVLVVLIVSVMTACAGDTYSELQLAAARGQTDRVAVMLDKGADVNDYNKHGRTALMMASASGHNDTVALLLKRNAFINAQDVDGMTPLIEAAASGHDKTITLLLENDADINITNKYGATALTNAVFFSHVDAVKALLSAKTRLSEETTENAFLIAAGLGNLQMLTDLLDYGVNINSRGKKGRTALMAATTFEHEDAVQLLISKGADLSIRDIEGQTALEIAKENDLKNIVAQLSSVRKK; from the coding sequence ATGAATCCATTTAATCGCATGCAAAACGTTTTAGTTGTATTAATCGTTAGCGTGATGACCGCCTGTGCAGGTGATACCTACTCAGAATTACAGCTTGCGGCGGCACGCGGACAAACAGACCGGGTAGCGGTGATGCTTGATAAAGGCGCCGATGTTAACGACTACAACAAGCACGGACGTACCGCTCTGATGATGGCTTCGGCGTCAGGACATAACGACACTGTAGCGTTATTGTTAAAGCGAAATGCATTTATCAACGCGCAGGATGTTGATGGCATGACGCCATTGATCGAGGCTGCCGCCAGCGGTCATGACAAAACCATCACGCTGTTGCTCGAGAATGATGCTGATATCAATATCACTAATAAATATGGTGCAACCGCGCTGACAAACGCAGTATTTTTCAGTCATGTCGATGCAGTAAAAGCCCTGCTTTCGGCGAAGACGCGTTTAAGCGAGGAAACTACTGAGAACGCATTTCTCATCGCCGCTGGTTTAGGCAATCTTCAGATGCTTACTGACTTGCTCGATTATGGCGTGAATATCAACTCGCGTGGAAAGAAGGGACGAACAGCCTTAATGGCAGCTACGACTTTTGAACACGAAGATGCAGTTCAGTTGTTAATCAGCAAGGGTGCTGATCTCAGCATACGGGATATCGAAGGCCAAACCGCTTTGGAAATCGCAAAAGAAAACGATCTGAAAAACATCGTTGCTCAACTCTCCAGTGTACGAAAAAAGTGA
- the trpD gene encoding anthranilate phosphoribosyltransferase, with the protein MDLPAAIKAVTERRDLNADEMRQVMKTIMTGEATQAQIGGFLIGLRMKGETVDEIAAAAEVMRELAARVTVTGDHLVDTCGTGGDGANTFNISTCSALVVAAAGGKVAKHGNRSISSKSGSADVLEAAGVNLDLTPQQVAQCIDKVGVGFMFAPKHHGAMKHAIGPRKEMGVRTIFNVLGPLTNPAGAPNQVLGVFSKQWVEPLANVLAKLGSKHVLVVHADDGMDEISIGAETTVAELKNGAVTKYTISPETFGMSKGDVSALAVDGAQESLTMIKQVLDNQPGPARDIVVLNAGAAIYAAGLTDSLEKGVATAAEVIASGAARNKLDELVSTSAEMK; encoded by the coding sequence ATGGACTTACCTGCTGCGATTAAGGCGGTTACAGAACGACGTGATCTGAACGCAGATGAGATGCGTCAGGTAATGAAGACCATCATGACCGGCGAAGCGACTCAGGCGCAAATCGGTGGCTTTTTAATTGGCCTGCGTATGAAAGGTGAAACCGTAGACGAGATTGCCGCCGCGGCAGAGGTGATGCGTGAATTGGCAGCACGAGTGACGGTTACTGGCGATCATCTCGTAGATACCTGTGGTACCGGCGGTGATGGAGCCAATACTTTTAATATTTCCACATGCAGTGCACTTGTTGTGGCTGCTGCGGGTGGCAAGGTTGCCAAGCATGGCAATCGTTCTATTTCCAGTAAATCCGGTAGCGCGGATGTGTTGGAAGCGGCCGGGGTAAATCTCGATCTGACGCCACAGCAAGTTGCCCAATGTATCGATAAAGTCGGCGTCGGTTTTATGTTTGCGCCAAAACACCACGGCGCGATGAAGCATGCAATAGGTCCGCGCAAAGAGATGGGCGTGCGTACGATCTTTAATGTTCTCGGCCCGCTGACGAATCCTGCCGGTGCGCCAAATCAGGTTTTGGGTGTGTTTAGTAAGCAGTGGGTGGAGCCGTTAGCCAATGTATTGGCCAAGTTAGGTAGCAAGCATGTGTTAGTCGTTCATGCCGACGATGGCATGGACGAAATCAGCATCGGCGCAGAAACGACCGTGGCCGAATTAAAGAACGGTGCGGTGACGAAGTATACCATTTCCCCCGAAACCTTTGGTATGAGCAAAGGGGATGTGTCCGCCTTGGCGGTAGATGGTGCGCAAGAGAGCCTGACGATGATTAAGCAAGTGTTAGATAATCAGCCAGGTCCGGCTCGTGACATCGTGGTTCTGAATGCCGGCGCGGCGATTTACGCTGCCGGTTTGACAGACTCACTGGAAAAAGGTGTGGCGACAGCGGCTGAAGTGATCGCCTCTGGTGCCGCTCGCAATAAACTTGATGAACTCGTTTCCACTTCGGCAGAAATGAAATAA